The proteins below come from a single Vibrio natriegens NBRC 15636 = ATCC 14048 = DSM 759 genomic window:
- the dnaG gene encoding DNA primase has protein sequence MAGHIPRSFIDDLLARLDIVDIVDARVKLKKKGKNYGACCPFHNEKTPSFSVSQEKQFYHCFGCGAHGNAIDFIMEFERLDFVEAIEELASYLGLDVPREQRSGGGQFKSGPQASSSEKRNLYDLMGSIAQFYRNQLKQPANKVAIEYLKDRGLSGEIVQKFGIGYVADEWDLVRKNFGQQKDAQDMLVSGGMLIENDKGNRYDRFRGRVMFPIRDRRGRVIGFGGRVLGDGTPKYLNSPETPIFHKGKELYGLYEVLQAYREPPQVLVVEGYMDVVALAQYGVDYSVASLGTSTTGDHIQMLFRQTNTVVCCYDGDRAGKEAAWRALENALQYLKTGNTLKFLFLPDGEDPDSFVRKYGKAAFEQQIEQATPLSSYLFDNLIELHQINLGNNEGKSALRAYASALIDRIPDPYFQELLEKLLDERTGFDNRLRQSRKKVNETRPQPHKEIKRTPMREVIALLIQNPSYAQMVPDLSTVRDLSIPGLSLFVDVLDKCQAHPHINTGQLLEHWRNSQNEALLSRLASWDIPLDEDNQEEIFLDSLDKIIAQCVEKQIENLQAKARSVGLSAEEKRELLALMLDLKA, from the coding sequence ATGGCTGGACACATCCCTCGCAGTTTTATCGATGACCTTCTAGCTCGGCTTGATATTGTCGATATCGTCGACGCACGCGTGAAACTTAAGAAAAAAGGCAAAAACTACGGCGCTTGTTGCCCATTCCACAATGAGAAAACGCCCTCTTTCAGCGTTAGCCAAGAGAAGCAGTTTTATCACTGTTTTGGTTGTGGTGCTCATGGCAACGCCATCGACTTTATCATGGAGTTTGAACGCCTGGACTTTGTGGAAGCCATTGAAGAGCTTGCCTCGTATTTAGGTCTGGACGTTCCTCGTGAGCAGCGCAGTGGCGGAGGCCAGTTTAAATCGGGCCCACAAGCCAGCAGTAGCGAGAAACGTAATCTTTACGATTTAATGGGCAGCATCGCTCAGTTTTATCGTAATCAACTTAAGCAGCCAGCAAACAAAGTTGCTATTGAGTACCTTAAAGACCGTGGCTTATCTGGCGAAATCGTGCAGAAATTTGGCATCGGTTACGTGGCTGACGAGTGGGATTTAGTCCGTAAAAACTTCGGCCAGCAAAAAGACGCTCAAGACATGCTCGTGTCTGGCGGCATGTTGATTGAAAACGACAAAGGCAACCGCTACGACCGATTCCGTGGCCGTGTGATGTTTCCGATTCGCGACCGCCGCGGCCGAGTGATTGGTTTTGGTGGCCGAGTGCTGGGCGACGGTACACCGAAATACCTTAACTCTCCGGAAACGCCTATCTTCCACAAGGGTAAAGAGCTTTATGGCCTTTACGAAGTACTGCAGGCATACCGAGAGCCACCACAAGTTTTAGTGGTTGAAGGTTATATGGACGTGGTCGCTTTAGCGCAATATGGCGTCGATTACTCTGTCGCTTCGCTAGGCACCTCGACCACAGGCGATCACATTCAAATGCTGTTTCGCCAAACAAATACGGTGGTGTGTTGCTACGATGGAGACCGAGCTGGTAAAGAAGCCGCTTGGCGAGCTCTAGAAAACGCGCTTCAATACTTAAAAACTGGTAACACATTGAAATTCCTGTTCTTACCAGATGGAGAAGACCCAGATAGCTTTGTTCGAAAATACGGCAAAGCGGCCTTCGAACAGCAAATTGAACAAGCGACGCCACTATCGAGCTATCTATTTGATAACCTGATCGAATTGCACCAAATAAACTTGGGCAATAATGAGGGTAAGTCAGCACTCAGAGCTTATGCTAGTGCCTTGATAGACAGGATTCCTGATCCATACTTTCAGGAGCTACTCGAAAAGCTACTTGATGAACGTACAGGCTTTGATAACCGCCTGCGTCAATCACGTAAAAAAGTAAACGAAACTCGACCTCAACCGCACAAAGAGATCAAACGAACTCCAATGCGTGAGGTTATTGCTCTACTTATTCAAAATCCGAGCTATGCTCAAATGGTACCGGACCTTTCCACAGTGAGAGATTTATCCATACCAGGCCTCAGTTTATTTGTAGATGTACTTGATAAATGCCAGGCGCATCCCCATATAAACACAGGCCAATTATTAGAGCACTGGCGAAATAGCCAGAATGAGGCACTTCTGTCTCGTCTTGCGAGCTGGGACATTCCACTCGATGAAGACAACCAAGAAGAAATATTTTTAGACTCACTGGACAAAATTATCGCCCAGTGCGTAGAAAAGCAAATTGAAAACCTGCAGGCCAAAGCAAGAAGTGTCGGTTTATCAGCCGAAGAGAAAAGGGAGCTGCTAGCACTTATGCTAGATTTAAAAGCGTAA
- a CDS encoding MetQ/NlpA family ABC transporter substrate-binding protein: MESFSQIKQLPFIFIAALSLAACGQKEDSVIKVGATVGPHAQVVEAVAKEAEKQGLKVEVVEFSDYVTPNAALSDGSIDINSYQHQPFLDNFNNSHNAHLVSIGQSILMRMGVYSNKFRSLEDLPENARIAIPNDPTNGGRGLLLLADAGLITLRPGVGHKAALTDITENPKAFQFIEVDAAQLPRTLDDVDAATITMNYVMSSGLDPKKQGIYLESKEAPLAVMVIATREADKNKEEYKKFVSIYQSQEIRDFLDKTFKGTIEPAF, from the coding sequence ATGGAAAGTTTTAGCCAAATTAAGCAGTTACCTTTTATTTTCATAGCAGCATTGAGCTTAGCGGCGTGCGGGCAAAAAGAAGACTCTGTCATTAAGGTTGGAGCAACCGTTGGACCTCATGCACAAGTTGTAGAAGCGGTCGCCAAAGAAGCAGAAAAACAAGGACTTAAAGTAGAGGTGGTTGAGTTTTCCGATTACGTAACACCAAACGCAGCATTGAGTGATGGCAGTATCGACATCAACAGCTATCAGCATCAACCGTTTCTAGATAACTTCAACAACAGCCACAACGCTCACTTAGTCTCTATCGGCCAATCTATTCTGATGCGTATGGGAGTTTACTCAAACAAGTTCCGTTCTCTTGAAGACCTACCTGAGAATGCGCGCATTGCGATCCCGAATGATCCAACCAACGGTGGTCGCGGCCTACTCCTACTTGCTGATGCGGGCTTAATTACATTGAGACCGGGTGTCGGCCATAAAGCGGCGTTGACAGACATTACGGAGAATCCAAAAGCATTTCAGTTCATTGAAGTTGATGCAGCCCAGTTGCCAAGAACATTAGACGATGTCGATGCGGCAACCATTACGATGAACTATGTGATGTCATCAGGGCTTGATCCTAAAAAACAAGGGATCTATCTAGAATCGAAAGAAGCACCTCTGGCTGTTATGGTTATCGCAACACGCGAAGCAGATAAAAATAAAGAAGAGTACAAGAAGTTTGTGTCGATCTACCAGTCTCAGGAGATTCGTGACTTTTTAGATAAAACCTTTAAGGGCACGATTGAGCCTGCATTTTAA
- the rpsU gene encoding 30S ribosomal protein S21 produces the protein MPVVKVRENEPFDVALRRFKRSCEKAGILSEVRRREHYEKPTTVRKRAKAAAQKRHAKKLARENARRVRLY, from the coding sequence ATGCCAGTAGTTAAAGTACGTGAAAACGAACCGTTCGACGTTGCTCTACGTCGTTTTAAGCGCTCTTGCGAAAAAGCAGGTATCCTTTCTGAAGTGCGTCGTCGTGAGCACTACGAAAAACCAACTACAGTTCGCAAACGCGCTAAAGCAGCAGCTCAAAAGCGTCACGCTAAGAAGCTAGCTCGCGAAAACGCTCGTCGCGTTCGCCTGTACTAA
- a CDS encoding GatB/YqeY domain-containing protein: MALIEQLKEEQKLAMKAKDKLRLGTIRLALAAIKQREVDEQITLNDDDIIAVLTKMVKQRRDSVTQYEAAGRQDLADAEKAEITVLEDFMPQPLTDDEVATLIENAIAESGAAGMQDMGKVMGVLKPQIQGRADMGKVSGLVRAKLA; this comes from the coding sequence ATGGCTCTGATTGAACAACTCAAAGAAGAGCAAAAATTAGCGATGAAAGCCAAGGACAAATTGCGCCTTGGTACTATTCGTTTAGCCTTAGCAGCAATTAAGCAACGTGAAGTTGACGAGCAGATTACTCTGAACGACGACGACATTATTGCGGTATTGACTAAGATGGTTAAACAACGTCGCGACTCTGTAACGCAGTATGAAGCAGCGGGTCGTCAAGATCTTGCTGATGCGGAGAAAGCAGAAATTACGGTTCTTGAGGACTTTATGCCTCAACCACTGACAGACGATGAAGTTGCGACTCTTATCGAGAATGCAATTGCAGAATCTGGTGCAGCTGGCATGCAAGACATGGGTAAAGTAATGGGCGTTTTGAAACCGCAAATTCAAGGGCGTGCAGATATGGGTAAAGTAAGCGGTTTAGTTCGCGCTAAATTGGCTTAA
- the tsaD gene encoding tRNA (adenosine(37)-N6)-threonylcarbamoyltransferase complex transferase subunit TsaD — protein sequence MRIIGIETSCDETGIAIYDDEKGLLSHKLYSQVKLHADYGGVVPELASRDHVKKTIPLIKEALKEANLTSKDIDGVAYTAGPGLVGALLVGATIGRSIAYAWGVPAVPVHHMEGHLLAPMLEDNPPPFPFVAVLVSGGHSMMVEVKGIGEYQILGESIDDAAGEAFDKTAKLMGLDYPGGPLLSKLAEKGTPGRFKFPRPMTDRPGLDMSFSGLKTFTANTIAANGEDEQTRADIALAFEEAVCATLAIKCRRALDQTGMKRIVIAGGVSANRRLRAELEKLAKKVGGEVYYPRTEFCTDNGAMIAYAGMQRLKNGEVSDMAVEARPRWPIDQLTPIA from the coding sequence ATGCGTATTATTGGTATTGAAACCTCTTGTGACGAGACTGGCATCGCGATTTATGACGATGAAAAGGGTCTGTTGTCACACAAGCTTTACAGCCAAGTAAAACTTCACGCGGATTATGGTGGTGTGGTGCCTGAGTTGGCTTCACGTGACCATGTGAAGAAAACCATTCCTCTTATTAAAGAGGCGTTAAAAGAAGCGAACCTCACTTCAAAAGACATTGATGGTGTGGCGTACACCGCTGGCCCAGGTTTGGTTGGGGCGTTATTGGTTGGCGCAACCATTGGTCGCAGTATTGCTTACGCTTGGGGTGTGCCTGCGGTACCTGTTCATCATATGGAAGGCCACTTACTGGCGCCAATGTTGGAAGACAACCCACCACCGTTCCCGTTTGTAGCGGTATTGGTATCTGGTGGTCACTCTATGATGGTTGAAGTAAAAGGCATTGGTGAATACCAAATCCTGGGTGAGTCGATTGATGATGCGGCTGGTGAAGCTTTTGATAAGACAGCGAAGTTAATGGGTCTGGATTACCCTGGTGGTCCGCTGCTTTCAAAGCTGGCTGAAAAAGGCACGCCGGGGCGCTTTAAATTCCCACGCCCAATGACAGATCGTCCGGGTCTGGATATGAGCTTCTCAGGCCTGAAGACATTCACGGCGAATACCATTGCGGCGAACGGCGAAGACGAACAGACTCGCGCAGATATCGCGCTGGCATTTGAAGAAGCGGTTTGTGCAACGTTGGCGATCAAGTGTAGGCGAGCACTGGATCAGACTGGTATGAAGCGTATTGTTATCGCAGGTGGTGTGAGTGCGAACCGTCGTCTACGTGCAGAGTTGGAAAAACTGGCGAAGAAAGTCGGTGGTGAAGTTTATTACCCACGTACAGAGTTTTGTACCGACAATGGCGCAATGATCGCTTATGCGGGCATGCAGCGTCTGAAAAACGGTGAAGTATCGGATATGGCAGTCGAAGCCCGTCCTCGCTGGCCAATCGATCAACTAACGCCGATTGCGTAA
- a CDS encoding flagellin codes for MTLSLHNNTAALATRRHVADASEDFNSSILKLSSGKKINSAKDDAAGLQISNRLHVQTRGLDVAAKNVNDGVAIVQTAEGSMREISHILQDMRDQSLQAANGAYSIADRQAIQKNVQALKDELHSIASSANFAGTNLLDGTYGKKALQVGSNNETILLELKDMRSSASSMGGKIFVAQEAKGADWVVGEDGHKLSIDFIDKSGNDVSLNIEAKIGDDIEELATYINGQQEFITASVSGSGELQMFVGSDIAEDEICFSGCLAKELNFDNGRKSIVENIDVTSTGGAHEAVAVIDSALNYVDGHQADMGALHNRFDRMLSNLTNMHENISASKGNRTDTDFAKETTEMTRAKILQQSSSSMLAQARVIPNAALNLLN; via the coding sequence GTGACATTGAGCCTACACAACAACACCGCTGCATTAGCAACACGACGTCACGTTGCTGATGCATCTGAAGATTTTAATTCTTCAATACTTAAACTTTCTTCGGGAAAAAAGATCAACAGTGCTAAAGATGATGCGGCTGGTTTACAAATTTCGAATCGATTACATGTACAAACTCGAGGGTTAGATGTAGCAGCTAAGAATGTTAATGACGGAGTAGCCATAGTTCAGACTGCTGAAGGATCTATGAGAGAAATATCTCATATTCTACAAGATATGAGAGACCAATCCTTACAAGCAGCCAACGGAGCATACTCAATAGCGGATAGGCAAGCTATTCAAAAAAATGTCCAAGCTTTAAAGGATGAGCTTCATAGTATCGCGAGTTCAGCCAACTTTGCTGGCACTAACTTGCTCGATGGCACATATGGTAAGAAAGCACTTCAAGTGGGTTCCAACAATGAAACGATTCTCCTTGAGCTAAAGGATATGCGCTCTAGCGCTTCATCGATGGGTGGAAAGATATTTGTTGCACAAGAAGCCAAAGGTGCAGACTGGGTTGTCGGGGAAGATGGCCACAAGCTCAGCATTGATTTCATCGACAAATCTGGGAACGATGTGAGCCTTAACATCGAAGCTAAAATTGGAGATGATATTGAAGAGCTTGCAACTTATATCAACGGACAGCAAGAGTTTATTACAGCATCGGTATCGGGTAGTGGTGAACTGCAAATGTTTGTTGGTTCTGATATTGCAGAAGATGAGATTTGTTTTTCTGGATGTCTGGCTAAAGAGTTGAACTTCGACAATGGCCGTAAGTCGATTGTTGAGAACATCGATGTAACCAGTACAGGAGGAGCCCACGAAGCGGTCGCTGTCATTGATTCTGCATTGAATTATGTGGATGGACATCAAGCAGATATGGGAGCACTTCATAATCGATTTGATCGCATGCTCTCTAATTTAACTAATATGCATGAAAATATTAGTGCATCGAAAGGAAATCGTACTGATACAGATTTCGCAAAAGAAACAACTGAAATGACTCGAGCTAAAATTCTTCAACAATCTTCATCATCTATGTTAGCTCAAGCCAGAGTAATTCCTAATGCAGCTTTGAACCTGCTGAATTAA
- the rpoD gene encoding RNA polymerase sigma factor RpoD — translation MDQNPQSQLKSLVIKGKEQGYLTYAEVNDHLPAEIVDSEQVEDIIQMINDMGIKVVETAPDADDLALNDDTNITDEDAAEAAAAALSSVESEIGRTTDPVRMYMREMGTVELLTREGEIDIAKRIEEGINQVQSSVAEYPGTIPYILEQFDKVQAEELRLTDLISGFVDPDAEDTAAPTATHIGSELSESQLEDEDDTDVDDDDEDEDGDDDSEDTEEDVGIDPELALEKFNQLRSTYQNLQLAINEYGYESPKATVANEMMLDVFKEFRLTPKQFDHLVNELRTSMDRVRTQERLIMKSVVEYGKMPKKSFIALFTGNESSDAWLDEILASDKPYAEKIKRNEEEIRRSITKLKMIEEETSLSVQNVKDISRRMSIGEAKARRAKKEMVEANLRLVISIAKKYTNRGLQFLDLIQEGNIGLMKAVDKFEYRRGYKFSTYATWWIRQAITRSIADQARTIRIPVHMIETINKLNRISRQMLQEMGREPLPEELAERMQMPEDKIRKVLKIAKEPISMETPIGDDEDSHLGDFIEDTTLELPLDSATATSLKGATKDVLAGLTPREAKVLRMRFGIDMNTDHTLEEVGKQFDVTRERIRQIEAKALRKLRHPSRSETLRSFLDE, via the coding sequence ATGGATCAAAATCCGCAGTCACAGCTAAAGTCACTTGTTATTAAAGGCAAGGAACAAGGCTATCTGACCTACGCCGAAGTAAATGACCACCTACCTGCTGAAATCGTAGATTCAGAACAGGTAGAAGACATCATTCAGATGATCAATGACATGGGCATTAAGGTAGTAGAAACTGCTCCTGATGCTGATGATTTAGCACTAAATGATGACACAAATATTACCGATGAAGATGCAGCCGAAGCTGCAGCCGCTGCACTTTCTAGCGTAGAAAGTGAAATTGGTCGTACTACAGACCCAGTGCGTATGTACATGCGTGAAATGGGTACAGTAGAACTACTGACTCGCGAAGGCGAAATCGACATCGCAAAACGTATTGAAGAAGGTATTAACCAAGTTCAATCATCTGTTGCTGAATACCCAGGAACGATCCCGTACATTCTTGAACAGTTTGATAAAGTTCAAGCAGAAGAGCTTCGCCTTACGGATCTAATTTCTGGATTTGTAGACCCAGATGCAGAAGATACAGCTGCACCTACTGCAACACATATCGGTTCTGAGCTATCTGAATCTCAATTAGAAGATGAAGATGACACAGACGTAGATGATGATGACGAAGACGAAGATGGCGACGACGATTCAGAAGACACTGAAGAAGATGTTGGTATCGATCCAGAACTTGCTCTGGAGAAGTTTAATCAGCTACGTAGTACATACCAAAATCTGCAGTTAGCGATAAACGAATACGGCTACGAAAGCCCGAAAGCAACCGTTGCTAATGAAATGATGCTAGACGTGTTCAAAGAATTCCGTCTAACACCAAAACAGTTCGATCACTTGGTGAATGAGCTTCGTACGTCTATGGATCGCGTTCGTACTCAAGAACGCTTGATCATGAAGTCAGTCGTTGAATACGGCAAAATGCCGAAGAAATCATTCATCGCTCTGTTCACTGGTAACGAATCAAGTGATGCTTGGTTAGATGAGATTCTAGCGTCTGACAAACCATACGCAGAGAAAATCAAACGTAACGAAGAAGAGATCCGTCGTTCAATCACTAAGCTAAAAATGATTGAAGAAGAAACGTCTCTGAGCGTACAAAACGTTAAAGACATCAGCCGTCGTATGTCTATCGGTGAAGCAAAAGCTCGCCGTGCGAAGAAAGAGATGGTTGAAGCGAACTTACGTCTGGTAATTTCTATCGCGAAGAAATACACCAACCGTGGTCTACAGTTCTTGGATCTAATCCAGGAAGGTAACATCGGCTTGATGAAAGCGGTAGACAAGTTCGAGTATCGTCGTGGTTACAAGTTCTCGACATACGCAACGTGGTGGATCCGTCAGGCTATCACTCGTTCAATCGCAGACCAAGCTCGTACGATTCGTATTCCGGTACACATGATCGAAACGATCAACAAGCTAAACCGTATCTCTCGTCAAATGCTACAAGAGATGGGTCGTGAGCCGCTACCGGAAGAACTTGCTGAACGCATGCAGATGCCAGAAGACAAGATTCGTAAAGTGCTGAAAATCGCTAAAGAGCCAATCTCAATGGAGACACCAATCGGTGACGACGAAGATTCGCATCTAGGTGATTTCATCGAAGATACGACGCTTGAACTACCATTGGATTCTGCAACAGCGACAAGCTTGAAAGGCGCGACAAAAGACGTGCTTGCAGGTCTAACGCCACGTGAAGCAAAAGTACTTCGTATGCGTTTTGGTATCGACATGAACACCGACCACACTCTAGAAGAGGTTGGTAAACAGTTCGACGTTACTCGTGAACGTATTCGTCAGATCGAAGCAAAAGCACTACGTAAACTTCGTCACCCAAGCCGCTCAGAAACACTGCGCAGCTTCCTGGACGAGTAA